Proteins encoded in a region of the Silene latifolia isolate original U9 population unplaced genomic scaffold, ASM4854445v1 scaffold_487, whole genome shotgun sequence genome:
- the LOC141639631 gene encoding scarecrow-like protein 30: MYTNFANDQQNNDPFTYCNQFTNFSSFQQQQQQQSFDECCHIVPYQLINPAENNYDAINLTEVPEIPDTCFNYITNLLRENDSEDRPGVTLHDYMTAQVSYNKSLDAALVLGELPAISSYNVNFNATDSIIYQNNAVNDVNDPGLTFVDENYNTGSCVVPTNVINVEPSFGFCPNDSWNFESGLLQNGLQGDMNVYSNTLLQNSVPEFGFLQPDCPNFIGHQDIGEGDKTGKTRARENNENNEGDHDDGRVSKQSAASSDWCEKIEQYGDVLLCPEGRSKPAALCGKSKSTECVARVVKKRGGKGKGQVADLRSLLTRCAQCVARVDLTGAYDLLKQIRQNSSPYGDFLQRVAHYLANGLEARLEGKGSEITRANENIPPCEVLKANRAFVGSVPYKIMSYYTTNKTIASLAMESSSIHIIDFGIYYGLQWPCIIQNLSKRPNGPPKIRVTGIDFPLSGFRPADRIEETGRCLAKYCEKYNVPFEYNGIAQPWEMIKLEDLKINQNEPLVVNCLYRSHNLFDESIDDSSPRDAFLRLVRKINPDMFMHGVVNSTSSVPFFLNRFKEVMFHYSALFDVFESTMSREDNERMLLESKLYGNQALNVIACEGVERVERHETYKQWTVRTQRAGFEQVPLDRDLLRRARAMVKRSFRDEFSYDEDGHWVVQGWKGRILYAISCWKPT, encoded by the coding sequence ATGTATACAAATTTTGCAAATGATCAACAAAACAATGACCCATTTACATACTGCAATCAATTTACAAACTTTTCATcatttcaacaacaacaacaacaacaatctttTGATGAATGCTGTCATATAGTTCCATATCAGTTAATAAACCCTGCAGAAAATAATTATGATGCTATTAATCTTACTGAAGTTCCTGAAATTCCTGATACATGTTTTAATTACATAACAAATCTTCTTAGAGAAAATGATTCAGAAGATAGACCTGGTGTTACTCTTCACGATTATATGACTGCACAAGTTTCTTATAATAAATCTTTAGATGCTGCTCTTGTTCTTGGTGAGCTTCCTGCAATTTcttcttataatgttaattttAATGCTACTGACAGTATAATTTATCAAAATAATGCTGTTAATGATGTTAATGATCCTGGGTTGACATTTGTTGATGAAAATTATAATACTGGAAGTTGTGTAGTCCCAACCAATGTCATTAATGTCGAACCGTCTTTCGGGTTTTGCCCAAATGACAGTTGGAATTTTGAGTCTGGTTTACTGCAAAATGGGTTACAGGGTGATATGAATGTGTATTCAAATACCCTTTTGCAAAATTCAGTTCCTGAATTCGGGTTTTTGCAACCCGACTGCCCGAATTTCATCGGGCATCAGGATATTGGGGAGGGAGACAAGACTGGGAAGACGAGAGCGAGGGAAAATAATGAAAATAATGAAGGAGATCATGATGATGGGAGGGTTAGTAAGCAGTCTGCAGCGTCTAGTGACTGGTGTGAGAAAATTGAGCAGTATGGTGATGTACTGTTATGTCCTGAGGGACGGAGTAAGCCGGCTGCGCTTTGTGGTAAGAGTAAGTCGACAGAATGTGTAGCGCGAGTGGTTAAGAAAAGAGGTGGTAAAGGTAAAGGGCAAGTAGCGGATTTGAGATCATTGTTAACGCGCTGTGCACAATGTGTAGCGCGAGTGGACTTGACTGGTGCTTACGATTTGCTGAAGCAAATTCGACAGAATTCCTCTCCGTATGGGGATTTTCTGCAGAGAGTTGCACATTACCTTGCTAATGGGTTAGAAGCTAGATTAGAAGGGAAAGGGTCGGAAATAACTCGTGCAAACGAGAATATTCCGCCTTGTGAGGTTTTAAAAGCGAACAGGGCGTTTGTTGGATCTGTTCCTTATAAGATAATGTCGTATTACACGACTAATAAGACGATTGCTAGCCTAGCTATGGAATCGTCAAGTATTCATATCATCGACTTTGGGATTTACTACGGTCTGCAATGGCCGTGCATTATTCAGAATCTCTCTAAGCGGCCTAACGGTCCTCCAAAGATTCGTGTCACTGGAATTGATTTCCCGTTAAGTGGGTTTCGTCCTGCAGACAGGATTGAAGAAACCGGAAGGTGTTTAGCTAAGTACTGTGAGAAGTACAATGTTCCTTTCGAGTACAATGGGATAGCGCAACCATGGGAAATGATTAAACTCGAGGATCTTAAAATCAACCAAAACGAGCCATTAGTCGTGAACTGCTTGTACCGGTCTCACAATCTCTTTGATGAGAGTATCGACGACAGTAGCCCTAGGGATGCATTCCTAAGGCTGGTTAGAAAAATTAATCCTGATATGTTCATGCACGGTGTGGTGAACAGCACATCGAGTGTTCCCTTCTTTTTAAACCGGTTCAAGGAAGTCATGTTTCATTACTCGGCTTTGTTTGATGTGTTTGAGTCTACTATGAGTCGAGAAGACAACGAGAGAATGCTACTCGAAAGCAAGCTATATGGTAACCAAGCCTTAAATGTCATAGCATGTGAAGGTGTTGAGAGGGTTGAAAGGCATGAAACTTATAAGCAGTGGACGGTTCGGACCCAACGGGCAGGGTTCGAGCAAGTTCCGTTGGACCGGGACTTGTTACGGCGGGCTAGAGCTATGGTTAAGAGGAGTTTTAGGGATGAGTTTAGCTATGATGAAGATGGTCATTGGGTTGTTCAAGGATGGAAAGGCAGGATTTTGTATGCAATTTCTTGTTGGAAACCTACTTAA